The sequence below is a genomic window from Chitinispirillum alkaliphilum.
CCATGGGTGTGAAATGCTCTCCCTATAAGTGAATCGCTTCTCAGTTCTTCGCCAAATCTCATGGTCCCATAGTGATAACCAAAACCCCCCTGGCCATCGATTACGCTTTGGTCCCAGACCGCAACAAATCGTGTATTCCCCGAAGAATCAAGGAATGCAGAGTGATGAATGTCAAAATCTGTATCTATTACTCCTACTATCACTCCTCTGCCGGTCACCGGATAAGGAAAAGCTGCGGAAAAATCTCTCTCGTGTACCAGATCTGTACGGCTGAACTCCCTGGCTGCATCAAGCTGCGGCGATACTTTTCCAGGCTCCATAACCAAGGCAATCCCCGGAGTCGACCTGAGCAGTGAGATATTCTGCTCACACCCCATCAGTGTAAAACTGTTCCCCCTTCTTGAAACCACTCTCCAGCCGCGTGAAGTGAATGCTCTTTCATCTATGGCACCTTTCATTGTTATGTGTACCCTGACCGGTTGAGTGCATTCAACCGGTTCATCCCCTGTGTGGATAGTGTCGGTTATTTTAATCTGTGATGAGCCGAACTGAAATGTTCCTGCAGCTCTGGGGGGGTGCTTGGGTCTGTTTGCTCCGAAACTGAGAGTGAAAAACAGAAAAACAGAAATCATAATAAAGGCGGATCTTTTCACAACAGTTCTCCCCGAAAAATTTAAACATAATCAATTCACACAAGGGCATCTGTTATAATTATACAACCTTAACGGGGTAATTCCCACAAATCGGCAGGAAAACAGGCCTGTCTGAGTACAGCCGGGTTCTCTTGCATACAGGTTCTCAGGGGCTTGGCCAGCTACGGACAAAGCTTACAGAAAGATAATCCCCCCCAGTCCTCCCATTGCGATATAGATAAGCGGATGGAGTTTGAATCTGAAAAGAAGAATGAGAGCAAAAGTGGCGAGGGCGATTATGACTGATACAAAATCGATCAAAGCCCCCCGGGCATAGATAAGAACCGCGCTGAGGATGAGACCAAAAACCGCGGGTTCAACAGCAGAACGGATCCTCTTAACAGAACCCTTTTTGGCTATGAACAGGGCGGATACAACTATAAGGGTGCAGAGGATAATTGACGGCATAATTACCGCAAGTGTAGAGAACAGGGCTCCTGTAAACCCTGCAATTCTGTACCCGGCGAATGTTGCAGCATTGATAGCTATGGGACCTGGTGTCATCTGGGCAACAGCAATCAGTTCAGACATCTCCATGGCACTGAGCCACTGGCGTGTAAGGACAAGTTCATGCTCAATCAGCGCAATCGCAGCCACACCTCCGCCATAGGCGCCTATACCAATGATAAAAAAGGCTATGAACAGATCGATCTCATTCATGGTTACTCCCCTTTTCCCTGATCGAATCCCTTCTCCAAAGAAGAAAATATCCGATACTACCTATCAGTAAGATCGTGAAAACCGGGTGAATCCAGGGGGCAAGAGTTATAAGAAAAGCAGCTGCAGAGAGTACAATTTTTAAAATCCCCCTGAGCATGGTACGGCCAAGACTAAAAGCTGTATAGGCCAAAAGAGCTGAAACTGAAGCTGATGCTCCCCTGAGAAAAGAGAAAACTACAGGGTGATCAAAATAGGGGAACAGAAAAGCAGAGACAAAAAGCATTATAAGAAATGCAGGCATAACCACACCGGTGCAACAGAGAAATGCTCCCCTGAAGCCGCGAACCTTAAACCCATAAAGAATAGAAAAGTTAACGATAATGGCCCCGGGAATGCTGGTCGCAACGGTGACCTGTTTGGAAAATGATTTTTCATCAATCCATTTTCTTGCTGTAACAATCTCATGGTGAAGCACTGAAAGCATTGCCAGTCCGCCGCCTACGGTGAATGCCCCTACTTTGAAAAATATCGGAAAAAGTTTGAGCAGAGGAGGTTTTTGGGTGTGGTTATTTTCCATAGCTGTATAAGACAATTGATTTTAGAGTAATTAAATGAAAGGATAGAAGATACACCCTGACATCAACTAAACCAAGATAATAGCTCTTTCCGGTTAAGTAATAAGAGTTAAGAATATTCTGGGCGCATGCCGCGGACGGCACCGGTTCTCCTTCAGGCTCTCCCGCAGAATGCGGGATCGGTCCCTCGTTTATAGCGCTTCGAGGACTTCGCTTATTTGGAGGGGACTGGACAATCGGAATTGTCTACCTGCAGTCCTCCCTGCCGCGTTTTACCCGGGCGGTATGTTTTGTCAAAACCGATTTTTTGTGTTTCAAGCTTCACTCTTCACATATACTAAAGTTTTACATATGAACTTTCACTCTAAAGGGCTACAAAATCGCTTACCAAAGCGTGCCCCCGTGAGTACGACCGCATTGAATGGGTAGCGGAAGATTTAGGTGTCCGCACCTAAAGCTGCAGCGAGGGAAATGCTTTTCCCGTCCATATTATCTTACATCTTCTTTTTCCCTTCCTTTCCTTTCAAACATTTCTTCCTTTTTCTATCCTCTCCCCTTGCCCCACTTAACACGCAGGAACTTATATTTAAAACCAAGTATGACATTTCACTTTTTCCAATCCAATCCGGACAAATAAAACCTGAACATTGCAACCATATTTTTCAGGAGGTTTGAATATGTCAGAACAGAATGCCTTTAAACTGCTTGCCCCCCGTCTTCTGAAGATGAAATTTGACAAAGTAAGACGGCCCGATATGCCTGTCAAGGAAGCGGTGCATGAGGGATACTGCACCCTCACGCTGCTTCAGAAAGATTGCGTTTCACTGACAGAAATCGGTTATGATACAGACCTGACACTGAAAATTGAACAGGCCATAGGGGCTTTTGCTGTTGCGGAAGCAAAGCTTGTCACTCTTCTGGGCGAAAAGGAGGAAGCGGTAAAGAGGTGGCGGAAGAAGAGAACGGAAGGGTATCTGTTAAGAAAACACCTTATCGATACTCTTAAGTTTGCCTGCAGAAATGACAGGGAAGCTCTCTCGAAACTTAAGGAGTTCCGAAGACGTCCATCGCAGGCTGTAATGATCCTTGACCTTCACACTCTGGCAAAACTTGCCCTTGTCTATGAAAAGAAACTCAGAAAGATCAATTTCAACATGGATCAGATCGACCACTGCATTGAACTGGCCGAAAGTTTGGGGCGGCTTTATGCTGAGAGTTTCTGCGCCGATAAACCATGTCAGATGAGAGAGATTCGTAACCGTGCCTTTACTCTTCTTAAAAAACTGATAGCCGAAGCGAGGGCGTATGTTACTTATCTCTTCAAGGGAGATGCCGAAAAGATGAGACTTTACAGCAGCACATACAGGAGACGCAAATACAGAAAAGGAAGAAAAAGAGGGCTTAAACCGACTCAGCCAAAAATTACAGCTAAGACCAGCGGGAATTTTCAGGAGAACTCAGTGCCAGTACCGGTACAGGAGCCAAATGAGAGTTTTGAAAATCCGCACTCAGAAAATCCCGGCTCACATCCGTACAGTTCAGACGGAAGCTAAGACTGTACTTTTTATGCAAAACCGCTTTCCTTTGCTCTCAAACGCATTTTCTAACAGATGCGACATCCCCCCCCTTTGTCTTAAAATAGAAAAAATCACCCATTTATAACCAAAATTTCTGCATAACCCACAATGTTGCCTGCATAACTGTTAAGTTTATCTGTTCCATACCCAGAATTGTCCTGAATCTGTTCGCACTCATACCCCAAAGATATCAAACATACCGTGATAATAATCTTTCAAAGTGTGCATACAACTACCTTGTACCATGTAAACGTATGTACAGCAATCTGTTAACAATAAATTATCACCCTGCGAACAGCACATTGCCACGATGATAACAGACCAGTATAACCCTGTTAACCCGGGTTAAATTCTTTGAAAACGGTGGTAAAACGGGTATAAACAATATCATTCAAAAACTGCACTGGTGCTGTTCGCAGTATTCAGTCATAAGATTCACAACCACTCAGAACCCTGTTGATCTAATGATGAGGTTACGTTTTCATGCTACGGCATACAATAGACTACTGGTTTTACGATATATTCTCTGCTTTCAGAGGGCTGTTTGCTTAAAGCTGCAGCGAGGGAAATGCTTTTCCCATCCAGATTATTCTGAATTTTTTTAGGCCCAAGCGGCTGGTTTATACACTTCCCCCAAAAAAAATGGGTGACATTATGCGTTAGGGATAATGTTTGTGGGTGTTAATACAAGATGCTGTTACCGAATGCTTTACACTTTTAACTCAGAAACGGGCAGATAACAGATGTAAGATTCTTAGTGGATACCTAAACGGTTTCCCCTGCATTATTTTATATCCACAAGCAGTTCAGTTACTCTCTAATCAAAGGAACATTTCATGAAAGAACTCACCCCCCGCCAGCGTCAGCACTTAAAAGGCTTGGGTCATTCACTTAAGC
It includes:
- a CDS encoding Chromate transport protein codes for the protein MNEIDLFIAFFIIGIGAYGGGVAAIALIEHELVLTRQWLSAMEMSELIAVAQMTPGPIAINAATFAGYRIAGFTGALFSTLAVIMPSIILCTLIVVSALFIAKKGSVKRIRSAVEPAVFGLILSAVLIYARGALIDFVSVIIALATFALILLFRFKLHPLIYIAMGGLGGIIFL
- a CDS encoding Chromate transport protein, with amino-acid sequence MENNHTQKPPLLKLFPIFFKVGAFTVGGGLAMLSVLHHEIVTARKWIDEKSFSKQVTVATSIPGAIIVNFSILYGFKVRGFRGAFLCCTGVVMPAFLIMLFVSAFLFPYFDHPVVFSFLRGASASVSALLAYTAFSLGRTMLRGILKIVLSAAAFLITLAPWIHPVFTILLIGSIGYFLLWRRDSIREKGSNHE